In the Eptesicus fuscus isolate TK198812 chromosome 12, DD_ASM_mEF_20220401, whole genome shotgun sequence genome, one interval contains:
- the SLC35C2 gene encoding solute carrier family 35 member C2 isoform X2, producing MGRWALDVAFVWRAVLTLGLVLLYYCFSIGITFYNKWLTKSFHFPLFMTMLHLAVIFLFSALSRALVQCSSHRARVVLSWTDYLRRVAPTALATALDVGLSNWSFLYITVSLYTMTKSSAVLFILIFSLIFKLEELRAALVLVVLLIAGGLFMFTYKSTQFNMEGFALVLGASFIGGIRWTLTQILLQKADLGLQNPIDTMFHLQPLMFLGLFPLFAIFEGLHLSTSEKIFRFQDTGLLLRVLGSLFLGGILAFGLGFSEFLLVSRTSSLTLSIAGIFKEVCTLLLAGHLLGDQISLLNWLGFALCLSGISLHVALKALHSRGDGDPKPSKGLGSNPDLELLLRSSQPEEGDNEAAEEEDLVAQG from the exons ATGGGGAGGTGGGCCCTCGACGTGGCCTTCGTGTGGAGGGCAGTGTTGACCCTGGGGCTGGTCCTTCTCTACTACTGCTTCTCCATCGGCATCACCTTCTACAACAAATGGCTGACCAAG AGCTTCCACTTCCCCCTCTTCATGACGATGCTGCACCTGGCCGTGATCTTCCTGTTCTCCGCCCTGTCCAGGGCGCTGGTCCAGTGCTCCAGCCACAGGGCCCGCGTGGTGCTGAGCTGGACCGACTACCTCAGAAGAGTAGCTCCGACAG CACTGGCGACGGCACTTGACGTGGGCCTATCCAACTGGAGCTTCCTCTATATCACCGTCTCACT GTACACAATGACCAAATCCTCAGCCGTCCTCTTCATCTTGATCTTCTCTCTGATCTTCAAGCTGGAGGAGCTG CGGGCGGCGCTGGTCCTGGTGGTCCTCCTCATCGCCGGGGGCCTCTTCATGTTCACCTACAAGTCCACGCAGTTCAACATGGAGGGCTTTGCCTTGGTGCTGGGGGCCTCGTTCATCGGCGGCATTCGCTGGACCCTCACGCAGATTCTCCTGCAGAAGGCGGATCTTG GGCTCCAGAACCCCATCGACACCATGTTCCACCTGCAGCCACTCATGTTTCTCGGGCTCTTCCCTCTCTTTGCCATATTTGAAG GTCTCCATTTGTCCACATCTGAGAAAATCTTCCGTTTCCAGGACACAGGGCTGCTCCTGCGGGTACTCGGGAGCCTCTTCCTTGGCGGGATTCTTGCCTTTGGTTTGGGTTTCTCCGAGTTCCTCCTGGTTTCCAGAACCTCCAGCCTTACTCTCTCCATTGCCGGCATTTTTAAG GAAGTCTGCACTTTGCTGTTGGCAGGCCATCTGCTGGGCGATCAGATCAGCCTCCTGAACTGGCTGGGCTTCGCCCTCTGCCTCTCGGGAATATCCCTGCACGTCGCCCTCAAAGCCCTGCACTCCAGAG GTGATGGCGACCCTAAACCCTCGAAGGGGCTGGGCTCCAACCCCGACCTGGAGCTGCTGCTCCGGAGCAGCCAGCCAGAGGAAGGGGATAATGaggcggcggaggaggaggacTTGGTGGCCCAGGGATAG
- the SLC35C2 gene encoding solute carrier family 35 member C2 isoform X1 produces MGRWALDVAFVWRAVLTLGLVLLYYCFSIGITFYNKWLTKSFHFPLFMTMLHLAVIFLFSALSRALVQCSSHRARVVLSWTDYLRRVAPTALATALDVGLSNWSFLYITVSLYTMTKSSAVLFILIFSLIFKLEELRAALVLVVLLIAGGLFMFTYKSTQFNMEGFALVLGASFIGGIRWTLTQILLQKADLGLHLSTSEKIFRFQDTGLLLRVLGSLFLGGILAFGLGFSEFLLVSRTSSLTLSIAGIFKEVCTLLLAGHLLGDQISLLNWLGFALCLSGISLHVALKALHSRGDGDPKPSKGLGSNPDLELLLRSSQPEEGDNEAAEEEDLVAQG; encoded by the exons ATGGGGAGGTGGGCCCTCGACGTGGCCTTCGTGTGGAGGGCAGTGTTGACCCTGGGGCTGGTCCTTCTCTACTACTGCTTCTCCATCGGCATCACCTTCTACAACAAATGGCTGACCAAG AGCTTCCACTTCCCCCTCTTCATGACGATGCTGCACCTGGCCGTGATCTTCCTGTTCTCCGCCCTGTCCAGGGCGCTGGTCCAGTGCTCCAGCCACAGGGCCCGCGTGGTGCTGAGCTGGACCGACTACCTCAGAAGAGTAGCTCCGACAG CACTGGCGACGGCACTTGACGTGGGCCTATCCAACTGGAGCTTCCTCTATATCACCGTCTCACT GTACACAATGACCAAATCCTCAGCCGTCCTCTTCATCTTGATCTTCTCTCTGATCTTCAAGCTGGAGGAGCTG CGGGCGGCGCTGGTCCTGGTGGTCCTCCTCATCGCCGGGGGCCTCTTCATGTTCACCTACAAGTCCACGCAGTTCAACATGGAGGGCTTTGCCTTGGTGCTGGGGGCCTCGTTCATCGGCGGCATTCGCTGGACCCTCACGCAGATTCTCCTGCAGAAGGCGGATCTTG GTCTCCATTTGTCCACATCTGAGAAAATCTTCCGTTTCCAGGACACAGGGCTGCTCCTGCGGGTACTCGGGAGCCTCTTCCTTGGCGGGATTCTTGCCTTTGGTTTGGGTTTCTCCGAGTTCCTCCTGGTTTCCAGAACCTCCAGCCTTACTCTCTCCATTGCCGGCATTTTTAAG GAAGTCTGCACTTTGCTGTTGGCAGGCCATCTGCTGGGCGATCAGATCAGCCTCCTGAACTGGCTGGGCTTCGCCCTCTGCCTCTCGGGAATATCCCTGCACGTCGCCCTCAAAGCCCTGCACTCCAGAG GTGATGGCGACCCTAAACCCTCGAAGGGGCTGGGCTCCAACCCCGACCTGGAGCTGCTGCTCCGGAGCAGCCAGCCAGAGGAAGGGGATAATGaggcggcggaggaggaggacTTGGTGGCCCAGGGATAG